A single genomic interval of Malania oleifera isolate guangnan ecotype guangnan chromosome 13, ASM2987363v1, whole genome shotgun sequence harbors:
- the LOC131146306 gene encoding two-component response regulator ARR6-like produces the protein MNRQLALVLLDFPLITGSFLYHPSFKKRISHVLLSFSLYKYILFEISVFFFNRRRKPENNKEKGVMGAAGEVLRRRLPEVVEQLHVLAVDDSHVDRKFIERLLRISACKVTAVESGTRALQFLGLDGEGSSVGFDGLKVNLIMTDYSMPGMTGYELLKKIKESSAFREIPVVIMSSENVLPRIDRCLEEGAEEFIVKPVKLSDVKRLKDYVMRGEGDENKEKGTQKRKQRDENKEKRTQKRKQEDDYDILQSSPQPSSLSLDYVTAKIDQLSFQFLQHILSSLLACKACGVTR, from the exons ATGAACCGACAACTGGCCCTTGTGCTCTTAGATTTTCCCCTGATCACAGGATCTTTCCTTTATCATCCTTCCTTCAAAAAGCGGATTTCCCATGtcctactctctttctctctatatAAATATATCCTTTTCGAAATCTCTGTCTTCTTTTTCAATCGGAGAAGAAAGCcagaaaataataaagaaaaaggggTAATGGGTGCAGCCGGCGAGGTTCTGCGGCGGCGGTTGCCGGAGGTGGTGGAGCAACTCCATGTTCTAGCCGTGGATGACAGCCACGTGGATCGCAAGTTCATCGAGCGGTTGCTCAGGATATCTGCTTGCAAAG TGACGGCTGTGGAGAGCGGGACGAGGGCACTGCAGTTTCTGGGGTTGGATGGGGAGGGGAGCTCTGTTGGATTTGAT GGATTGAAAGTGAATCTGATAATGACGGATTATTCCATGCCTGGGATGACAGGATACGAGTTGCTGAAGAAAATCAAG GAATCATCGGCTTTTAGAGAGATACCAGTGGTGATCATGTCCTCTGAGAATGTCCTGCCTCGCATTGACAG GTGTTTGGAGGAAGGGGCAGAGGAGTTCATAGTGAAACCCGTAAAACTATCAGATGTGAAGCGCTTGAAGGATTATGTAATGAGAGGGGAAGGAGATGAGAACAAAGAGAAAGGAACCCAAAAGCGAAAACAACGAGATGAGAACAAAGAGAAAAGAACCCAAAAGCGAAAACAAGAAGATGATTACGACATCCTACAGTCCTCGCCTCAACCATCATCATTGTCACTCG ATTATGTGACAGCCAAGATTGATCAATTGTCATTTCAATTTCTGCAGCATATTTTGTCATCCCTCCTTGCTTGTAAGGCGTGTGGCGTCACTAGGTGA